A region of Qipengyuania oceanensis DNA encodes the following proteins:
- a CDS encoding PRC-barrel domain-containing protein — MLDEKTRDHSLIGSDRVEGTSVYGKENNKIGSVQRIMIDKLSGQARDVEVSVGAFLGMGGKLHSLPWEKLKYNSELGGYKLDVTEEQLKNAPTYSDNDREQQLDRDYQSRVYSYWVATPYW, encoded by the coding sequence ATGCTTGACGAAAAAACCAGAGACCATTCACTGATCGGCAGTGACCGGGTAGAGGGTACCTCGGTGTATGGCAAAGAAAACAACAAGATCGGATCCGTACAACGGATCATGATCGACAAGCTGTCAGGTCAGGCTCGTGATGTCGAAGTGTCAGTTGGCGCTTTTCTAGGAATGGGCGGCAAACTTCACAGCCTCCCATGGGAGAAGCTTAAGTACAACAGTGAGCTCGGCGGCTATAAGCTCGACGTAACTGAAGAGCAGCTGAAGAACGCTCCTACGTACAGCGACAACGACCGCGAGCAGCAGCTCGATCGCGATTATCAATCGAGGGTCTACTCGTATTGGGTCGCCACCCCATACTGGTGA
- a CDS encoding LOG family protein, with protein sequence MTDETDDHTLTNRKFYRAEQEAAFSESSPLSTPQTQHPAYRLAFRDTDFLLREELRPVRFQLELLKPEMLLDEAGVGSTLVMYGSARIPAPETAEALVANASDEAKTVAQRLADKAKYYDEAYKLARMVSEKSIIEDGKRQFVITSGGGPSIMEAANRGASDAGAESIGLNIVLPHEQAPNAYVTPYLSFQFHYFALRKMHFLLRARAVAVFPGGFGTFDEFFELLTLIQTGKMKPIPILLFGKDFWTRVIDFEAFAEEGTISKEDLDLFTWCETAEEAWAEISKFYELEG encoded by the coding sequence ATGACTGACGAAACAGACGACCACACGCTGACAAACCGCAAGTTCTACCGCGCCGAACAGGAAGCGGCGTTTTCGGAAAGCTCTCCGCTGAGCACGCCGCAGACGCAGCATCCGGCGTATCGGCTCGCGTTTCGCGACACGGATTTCCTGCTGCGCGAGGAACTGCGTCCGGTCCGCTTCCAGCTGGAATTGCTCAAGCCCGAGATGCTTCTCGACGAAGCCGGCGTGGGATCGACGCTGGTGATGTACGGCTCGGCGCGCATCCCGGCGCCAGAGACCGCCGAAGCGCTCGTCGCCAATGCCAGCGACGAGGCGAAGACAGTGGCCCAGCGGCTGGCGGACAAGGCGAAATACTACGACGAGGCCTACAAGCTTGCGCGGATGGTCAGCGAGAAGTCGATCATCGAGGACGGCAAGCGCCAGTTCGTGATTACTTCGGGCGGCGGCCCGTCGATAATGGAGGCTGCCAACCGGGGGGCATCGGACGCTGGCGCGGAATCGATCGGGCTTAACATCGTCCTGCCGCACGAGCAGGCACCCAACGCCTATGTCACGCCCTACCTGTCGTTCCAGTTCCACTATTTCGCGCTGCGCAAGATGCACTTCCTGCTGCGCGCGCGGGCGGTGGCGGTGTTCCCGGGCGGCTTCGGCACGTTTGACGAATTCTTCGAACTGCTGACCCTCATCCAGACCGGCAAGATGAAACCGATTCCGATCCTTCTGTTCGGCAAGGACTTCTGGACTCGGGTAATCGATTTCGAGGCCTTCGCCGAGGAAGGGACCATCAGCAAGGAAGATCTCGACCTGTTCACCTGGTGCGAAACCGCCGAGGAAGCCTGGGCGGAAATCTCCAAGTTCTACGAACTGGAAGGCTGA
- the thiD gene encoding bifunctional hydroxymethylpyrimidine kinase/phosphomethylpyrimidine kinase, with translation MTRETPRVLAIAGSDSSGGAGIQADIKTIAMLGGYAMTAITAVTAQNTVGVQAIAPLGADMVSEQIASCIDDIGVDAIKIGMLHDAPIIAAVADALHKLAPQTPIVLDPVMVATSGAMLIAPDAIEAMRERLFPLATLITPNIPELEHLAGRSLSDTDEVARAAQEIAAPYSNHVLAKGGHGEGDRIIDILIGAGDARAVTFNDPRIDSRQTHGTGCTLSSAIATLLGHGQSLEHAVRLARQFVRRAIEVAPGFGAGHGPLGHHAVGRGLQPSSS, from the coding sequence ATGACGCGCGAGACACCGCGCGTGCTCGCCATCGCCGGGTCCGACAGTTCGGGCGGCGCCGGGATCCAGGCCGACATCAAGACGATCGCGATGCTCGGCGGATACGCGATGACCGCGATTACCGCGGTGACGGCGCAGAACACGGTCGGCGTCCAGGCGATCGCGCCGCTGGGAGCGGACATGGTGAGCGAGCAGATCGCCTCCTGCATCGACGACATCGGTGTCGACGCGATCAAGATCGGCATGCTGCACGATGCGCCGATCATCGCCGCCGTCGCCGACGCGCTGCACAAGCTGGCCCCACAGACGCCGATCGTGCTCGATCCGGTGATGGTCGCGACCTCGGGGGCGATGCTCATCGCTCCCGATGCGATCGAGGCGATGCGCGAGCGCTTGTTTCCGCTCGCCACGCTCATCACCCCCAATATCCCGGAGCTCGAACATCTCGCCGGGCGGAGCTTGAGCGACACGGATGAGGTCGCTCGCGCCGCCCAGGAAATCGCCGCTCCCTATTCGAACCACGTCCTTGCCAAGGGCGGCCACGGCGAGGGAGACCGGATCATCGACATACTGATCGGCGCGGGCGACGCGCGCGCTGTGACCTTCAACGATCCGCGCATCGACAGCCGGCAGACGCATGGCACGGGGTGCACGCTGTCATCTGCGATCGCCACGCTGCTCGGCCACGGCCAGTCGCTCGAACATGCCGTCCGGCTCGCACGCCAATTCGTGCGTCGCGCCATCGAGGTCGCACCGGGTTTCGGCGCCGGACACGGGCCGCTCGGCCATCACGCCGTCGGGCGCGGGCTTCAGCCTTCCAGTTCGTAG
- a CDS encoding DUF1272 domain-containing protein: MLEMRPDCERCGTDLPAESPGAFICSFECTFCATCAENLDDICPNCGGELMDRPTRARKLQEKFPPSTDRKFTP; this comes from the coding sequence ATGCTCGAGATGCGTCCCGACTGCGAACGCTGCGGCACGGACCTTCCCGCGGAGAGCCCCGGAGCCTTCATCTGCAGCTTCGAATGCACTTTCTGCGCGACTTGCGCCGAAAATCTTGATGACATCTGCCCCAATTGCGGCGGGGAACTGATGGACCGGCCGACCCGGGCAAGAAAGCTGCAGGAGAAATTCCCCCCATCCACCGACCGCAAGTTCACACCATGA
- the glmM gene encoding phosphoglucosamine mutase, translating into MGRKFFGTDGIRGRTNEDVMTAELAMRVGQAAGAHFRRGDHRHRVVIGKDTRLSGYMIESALVAGFTSVGMDVVMTGPLPTPAIALLTREMRADLGVMISASHNPYSDNGIKLFGPDGFKLSDDAEMAIETLMERDPELAPAEQIGRARRIDDASGRYIHAVKQSVGAHVRFDGLKVVLDCANGAAYQVTPAAIWELGAEVIPIGVTPNGTNINRDVGSTSLAAIKAKVVEEGADIGLALDGDADRLIVVDEKGQTVDGDQIMALIATRMAEKRELSGAGVVATVMSNLGLERYLRGLNLALVRTKVGDRYVLEEMKRGGFNVGGEQSGHMIMLDHGTTGDGTVAALRVLASLVREGKPASELLHLFDPVPQLLKNVRYSGGKPLENETVKAAIADAEATLSGNGRLVIRASGTEPVIRVMAEGDDAAQVERVVDAVCQAVQDAA; encoded by the coding sequence ATGGGACGCAAGTTTTTCGGCACCGACGGCATCAGGGGCCGGACGAACGAGGATGTCATGACCGCCGAACTCGCGATGCGGGTCGGCCAGGCGGCGGGCGCGCATTTTCGCCGCGGCGATCATCGCCACCGGGTGGTGATCGGCAAGGACACGCGGCTTTCGGGCTACATGATCGAAAGCGCGCTGGTCGCGGGCTTCACCAGCGTCGGCATGGACGTGGTTATGACCGGCCCGCTGCCGACACCGGCGATCGCACTGCTGACGCGCGAGATGCGGGCCGACCTCGGCGTGATGATCTCCGCCAGCCACAACCCCTATTCGGATAACGGGATCAAGCTGTTCGGCCCCGACGGGTTCAAGCTGTCCGACGATGCCGAAATGGCGATCGAGACACTGATGGAGCGCGATCCGGAACTCGCCCCGGCGGAACAGATCGGCCGTGCGCGGCGGATCGACGATGCCTCGGGCCGCTACATCCACGCGGTCAAGCAGTCGGTCGGCGCCCATGTCCGCTTCGACGGGCTTAAAGTGGTGCTCGATTGCGCGAACGGGGCGGCTTACCAGGTGACCCCCGCGGCGATCTGGGAACTGGGCGCGGAAGTCATTCCGATCGGCGTCACCCCCAACGGGACGAATATCAATCGCGACGTCGGCTCGACCTCGCTCGCTGCGATCAAGGCGAAGGTGGTCGAGGAAGGCGCCGACATCGGCCTCGCGCTCGACGGTGATGCCGATCGTCTGATCGTGGTCGACGAGAAAGGTCAGACGGTCGACGGCGACCAGATCATGGCCCTCATCGCCACGCGCATGGCGGAAAAGCGCGAGCTGTCCGGCGCAGGAGTCGTCGCGACGGTCATGAGCAATCTCGGCCTCGAACGGTATTTGCGCGGCCTCAACCTGGCCCTGGTCCGCACCAAGGTCGGTGACCGCTATGTGCTGGAGGAAATGAAGCGCGGTGGATTCAATGTCGGGGGTGAACAGTCGGGTCACATGATCATGCTCGATCACGGCACCACCGGTGACGGCACGGTCGCGGCGTTGCGCGTGCTCGCGAGCCTGGTGCGCGAGGGCAAGCCCGCCAGCGAGCTGCTCCACCTGTTCGACCCGGTCCCGCAACTTCTCAAGAATGTCCGCTATTCCGGCGGGAAGCCTCTCGAGAACGAAACGGTCAAGGCCGCCATCGCCGATGCCGAGGCGACGCTTTCCGGCAACGGCCGGCTGGTGATCCGCGCTTCGGGGACTGAGCCGGTGATCCGCGTCATGGCCGAAGGGGACGATGCGGCCCAGGTCGAACGGGTCGTCGACGCGGTCTGTCAGGCCGTGCAGGACGCAGCCTGA
- a CDS encoding superoxide dismutase: MSFSLIDLPFDKDALDPAISAETLSYHHGKHHQAYVDKTNAAIEGTDMADDDLETVIAKARGSKQGLFNNAAQVWNHGFYWHSLAAEKSHPSGELKSMVEEAFGSIEDFNSKLADRGGGHFASGWVWLAEKDGKVSIEESHDADTLADGDFNPLLVLDVWEHAYYLDHQNARPAYLKAVIENNLNWSFASENLARGETWKYPS; encoded by the coding sequence ATGAGTTTCAGTTTGATCGACCTGCCATTCGACAAGGACGCGCTGGATCCGGCCATTTCCGCCGAGACGCTGTCCTATCATCATGGCAAGCATCACCAGGCCTATGTCGACAAGACCAATGCCGCCATCGAAGGCACCGACATGGCCGACGACGATCTGGAAACGGTCATCGCCAAGGCCCGCGGATCGAAGCAGGGCCTGTTCAATAACGCGGCCCAGGTATGGAACCATGGCTTCTACTGGCACTCGCTTGCAGCCGAGAAATCGCACCCGTCGGGCGAATTGAAATCGATGGTCGAAGAAGCCTTTGGCTCGATCGAGGATTTCAACAGCAAGCTCGCCGATCGTGGCGGCGGCCACTTCGCCAGCGGCTGGGTCTGGCTCGCCGAGAAGGACGGCAAGGTCTCGATCGAGGAAAGCCATGATGCCGACACGCTGGCCGATGGCGATTTCAATCCGCTGCTGGTGCTCGACGTGTGGGAGCACGCCTATTACCTCGACCACCAGAACGCCCGGCCGGCCTATCTGAAGGCGGTCATCGAAAACAATCTGAACTGGAGCTTCGCTTCGGAAAACCTCGCTCGCGGAGAGACGTGGAAATACCCGTCCTGA
- a CDS encoding AI-2E family transporter: MSDIDLPPAQATASDAGDAASQRAGRRHAFAEQELRLISALVVILGLGLFFALPFVLSIGSVVFLPLVTALILTIVLSPLADKLAGWGLPNVLASLAALLFFFAVLLLALALILQPAMTLIDQLPAMVQQVSQRFAELRNTFSWVEDINRELAELMGSEDSRKVVLEGPNILQELAIATPSVLLEVLLTFLMSFFMIEGRVRVRRHLMLDRASFGTSIKAARVVREVQDRVASYILTVTWINAGVGVVVALGAWALDVDAPVMWGGLAAILNFIPYIGPFAMIALLTLFGVGTAETALLGLIPALAYLSLHTIESNVITPSILGARFTMNPVLILIAFSYFTWVWGVFGALLSVPILLTVTALFDHIGRPNLIGFIFGEPLFGSHPFADTPDELIAEAEAEIQGQTAA; encoded by the coding sequence ATGAGCGACATCGACCTGCCCCCTGCTCAAGCGACCGCAAGCGATGCAGGTGATGCCGCGAGCCAGCGCGCCGGGCGCAGGCATGCCTTTGCCGAGCAGGAGCTGCGCCTCATCTCCGCGTTGGTCGTGATCCTCGGCCTCGGACTGTTCTTCGCGCTGCCATTCGTGCTGTCGATCGGCTCGGTCGTGTTCCTGCCGCTCGTCACTGCGCTGATCCTGACGATCGTGCTGTCTCCGCTGGCCGACAAGCTGGCTGGCTGGGGCCTTCCCAACGTGCTCGCCTCGCTTGCCGCGCTGCTGTTCTTTTTCGCGGTACTGTTGCTCGCGCTGGCGCTGATCCTGCAACCCGCCATGACGCTGATCGACCAGCTGCCAGCGATGGTCCAGCAGGTTTCCCAGCGGTTTGCCGAGTTGCGCAACACCTTCAGCTGGGTGGAGGACATCAACCGCGAGCTGGCCGAGCTGATGGGATCGGAAGATTCGCGCAAGGTCGTGCTCGAAGGGCCGAACATCCTGCAGGAGCTGGCGATCGCCACGCCCAGCGTGCTGCTGGAAGTCCTGCTGACTTTCCTCATGTCCTTTTTCATGATCGAGGGGCGGGTACGGGTCCGCCGCCACCTGATGCTCGACCGTGCATCCTTCGGAACGTCGATCAAGGCTGCGCGCGTCGTGCGCGAAGTGCAGGACCGGGTCGCATCCTACATCCTCACCGTCACCTGGATAAACGCCGGAGTCGGCGTGGTCGTCGCCCTGGGAGCCTGGGCGCTCGACGTCGATGCACCGGTGATGTGGGGCGGGCTTGCCGCGATCCTCAACTTCATTCCCTATATCGGGCCGTTCGCCATGATCGCCCTGCTGACGCTATTCGGGGTGGGCACGGCGGAGACGGCCTTGCTGGGCCTCATTCCGGCCCTTGCCTACCTGTCGCTGCACACGATCGAATCGAACGTGATCACCCCTTCGATCCTGGGTGCGCGGTTCACCATGAACCCGGTGCTGATCCTGATCGCGTTCAGCTATTTTACCTGGGTCTGGGGCGTGTTCGGCGCGCTTCTGTCGGTCCCGATCCTGCTGACGGTGACCGCGCTGTTCGATCATATCGGTCGACCGAACCTCATCGGCTTCATCTTTGGCGAGCCGCTGTTCGGTAGCCACCCCTTCGCCGATACTCCCGACGAACTGATCGCCGAGGCCGAAGCGGAAATCCAGGGCCAGACAGCCGCCTGA
- a CDS encoding sigma-70 family RNA polymerase sigma factor, producing MAKHERTATDKADFKRELTDVVPHLRAFARGLCGRADMADDLVQEALLKAWAAQERFEPGTSMRAWTFVILRNAYLTDMRRNRFRGEYDENVAERILTAPAGQEEPIHLSDMHRALLTLPAERREALLLVGAGGFSYEEAANICGCAVGTIKSRVGRARAALNSMLDEGSIPQRSIDDQGAHRAILEELDEVAMGNGQAAARD from the coding sequence ATGGCAAAACATGAACGCACGGCCACCGACAAGGCCGACTTCAAGCGCGAGTTGACCGATGTGGTCCCGCACCTGCGGGCCTTTGCCCGCGGCTTGTGCGGACGCGCCGACATGGCGGACGATCTCGTTCAGGAAGCATTGCTCAAGGCGTGGGCCGCCCAGGAACGGTTCGAACCCGGCACATCCATGCGCGCCTGGACCTTCGTCATCCTGCGCAATGCCTATCTGACGGATATGCGGCGCAACCGCTTTCGCGGCGAGTACGACGAGAACGTCGCCGAACGCATCCTGACCGCTCCGGCAGGGCAGGAGGAGCCGATCCACCTATCCGACATGCACCGCGCGCTGCTGACGCTGCCGGCCGAACGCCGCGAGGCGCTGCTGCTGGTGGGCGCAGGCGGTTTCTCCTACGAAGAAGCGGCGAACATCTGCGGTTGCGCGGTCGGCACGATCAAGAGCCGGGTCGGGCGCGCGCGTGCCGCGCTCAACTCCATGCTCGACGAGGGGTCGATTCCGCAGCGCTCGATCGACGACCAGGGAGCTCACCGGGCGATCCTCGAGGAACTCGACGAAGTGGCGATGGGCAACGGGCAAGCCGCCGCGCGCGACTGA
- a CDS encoding NepR family anti-sigma factor, whose protein sequence is MNGETEGRDEKAGRVQKHSKNGSEKPGWANGLRQLYDTVVNEPLPDNFKDLLSKLDDQD, encoded by the coding sequence ATGAATGGCGAAACCGAAGGTCGTGACGAGAAAGCTGGACGGGTGCAGAAACACAGCAAGAACGGGTCTGAAAAACCTGGCTGGGCCAATGGCCTTCGCCAGCTGTACGATACTGTGGTGAACGAACCGCTCCCCGACAATTTCAAGGATCTGCTGTCGAAACTGGACGACCAGGACTGA
- a CDS encoding CHASE domain-containing protein has product MEHQDLSERKSRRLLVDYPRAVPVGIFLLVMAIAILSVFVIERAESQRELSSMRETGQAVASALERRAASSSSYLRAGAALLSTTDRVDPGLFGSFVDELRLDSDFRGSDGIGWARAITPDELPSYRAEMASFGVALEAIRPRPDAATRRIVPVTYLQPATQRNLRAIGYNMYSEPTRRAAMDESMRTVSPTATGRIVLLQEGEGKAPGFLIYMPVFQGAGMERRLRGFIYSPFNAQQFLDSALELETRGRMGVKLYDGAVLPDRLLAELPSEFSSGRTLIEDVTVANRPMLLVVESAKNASLSLISMLTLLFGLAVGSLLMLVARLMTQQALEDRAALDWLEEQHSIRNTLTRELNHRVKNTLANVLSIAALTRRRATNVDEYAEGLEGRIRALSATHDLLTQSEWGTTRVRQIVDAELLPYQHGSSDAIVCSGPNVAVAPNDALSLGLALHELATNAVKYGALSQAGGQVQVHWKKVGDDLIELLWQESGGPEVSQPSSRGFGTDLLEKIVAHELKHPVELVFAPQGVSCKLLIPLRRRSAFAIRARPEQASRPG; this is encoded by the coding sequence TTGGAACACCAGGATCTCTCGGAGCGGAAATCGCGACGGTTACTCGTCGATTATCCGCGCGCGGTCCCGGTCGGAATCTTCCTGCTGGTCATGGCGATCGCGATCCTGAGCGTGTTCGTAATCGAGCGGGCGGAAAGCCAGCGCGAACTCTCCTCGATGCGCGAAACGGGCCAGGCAGTAGCCTCCGCGCTGGAACGGCGCGCGGCGAGCAGTTCCTCCTACCTTCGTGCCGGCGCAGCGTTGCTGTCCACGACCGATCGGGTCGACCCGGGCCTGTTCGGCAGTTTCGTCGACGAGTTGCGCCTCGATTCCGATTTTCGCGGTTCGGATGGCATCGGGTGGGCGCGCGCCATCACGCCGGACGAACTGCCCAGCTATCGCGCCGAGATGGCGAGCTTCGGAGTCGCGCTGGAAGCCATACGGCCCCGGCCCGATGCCGCCACGCGGCGCATCGTGCCGGTCACCTATCTCCAGCCGGCGACCCAGAGAAACCTGCGCGCGATCGGCTACAACATGTATTCCGAGCCGACCCGCCGTGCCGCGATGGACGAATCGATGCGGACGGTTTCCCCGACCGCCACCGGCCGGATCGTCCTGCTGCAGGAAGGCGAAGGCAAGGCCCCGGGCTTCCTGATCTACATGCCGGTGTTCCAGGGCGCTGGCATGGAGCGCAGGTTGCGAGGCTTCATTTACAGCCCCTTCAACGCCCAGCAATTTCTCGATTCCGCGCTCGAACTCGAAACGAGGGGCCGGATGGGGGTCAAGCTCTACGACGGGGCGGTATTGCCCGATCGCCTGCTCGCGGAACTGCCGAGCGAATTCAGTAGTGGCCGGACGCTGATCGAAGACGTGACCGTCGCCAACCGCCCGATGCTGCTCGTCGTCGAATCGGCCAAGAACGCGTCGCTGTCGCTGATTTCGATGCTGACCCTGCTGTTCGGCCTCGCCGTCGGGAGCCTGCTGATGCTTGTGGCAAGGCTGATGACGCAGCAGGCGCTGGAAGACCGCGCAGCTCTCGATTGGCTCGAAGAGCAGCACTCGATCCGCAACACGCTTACCCGCGAGCTCAATCACCGGGTCAAGAATACGCTTGCCAACGTCCTATCTATCGCCGCGCTGACCCGGCGCCGCGCGACCAACGTGGACGAATATGCCGAAGGGCTGGAAGGCCGGATCAGGGCGCTCTCCGCCACGCACGACCTGCTGACGCAATCGGAATGGGGGACCACGCGGGTCCGGCAGATCGTGGATGCCGAACTGCTGCCCTACCAGCATGGCTCAAGCGATGCGATAGTGTGCAGCGGTCCCAATGTTGCGGTGGCGCCGAACGACGCGCTGTCCCTGGGCCTGGCCCTGCACGAGCTGGCCACCAACGCGGTCAAGTACGGCGCGCTCAGCCAGGCGGGCGGACAGGTGCAGGTTCACTGGAAGAAAGTGGGCGACGACCTCATCGAACTGCTGTGGCAGGAAAGCGGTGGACCGGAAGTCTCGCAGCCGAGTTCGCGCGGCTTCGGCACCGACCTGCTCGAGAAGATCGTGGCACACGAACTCAAGCATCCCGTGGAGCTCGTCTTCGCGCCCCAAGGCGTTTCCTGCAAGCTGCTGATCCCGCTTCGTCGGCGCAGCGCGTTCGCGATCCGGGCGCGGCCCGAGCAGGCTTCCAGGCCGGGATGA
- a CDS encoding response regulator, whose product MSLGDQVASNLPYLRRYARALTGSQATGDAFVRATLEAALADSDLKASLEGGRVPLYRAFNKVWASAYLEVESAGDGSGGHESAAQDRLRMITPLNRQALLLTTLEDFSIDQAGEIMDLAPSEVESLVQNAVSEIDRESATSVLIIEDEPLISMQLEDLVKGLGHDICGTAATRTQAQEVVANNTPGLVLADIQLADGSSGLDAVDDILAIDSVPVIFITAYPERLLTGDRPEPTYLVTKPFQEATVRAAISQALFFGSSRPLA is encoded by the coding sequence ATGTCGCTCGGCGATCAAGTCGCATCCAATCTCCCCTATCTTCGTCGCTACGCGCGTGCCCTGACCGGCTCGCAGGCGACGGGCGATGCCTTCGTGCGCGCAACGCTGGAAGCGGCTCTTGCCGACAGCGATCTGAAGGCTTCGCTCGAAGGGGGCCGCGTGCCGCTCTATCGAGCCTTCAACAAGGTCTGGGCCAGCGCCTATCTCGAAGTCGAGAGTGCCGGCGACGGCAGCGGTGGCCACGAAAGTGCTGCGCAGGACCGCCTGCGGATGATCACGCCGCTCAACCGCCAGGCCCTGCTCCTTACCACGCTGGAGGATTTCTCCATCGACCAGGCCGGCGAGATCATGGACCTCGCCCCGTCGGAAGTCGAAAGTCTGGTCCAGAACGCGGTCAGCGAGATCGATCGTGAATCGGCGACCAGCGTGCTCATCATCGAGGACGAACCGCTCATCTCGATGCAGCTGGAAGACCTGGTGAAGGGCCTCGGCCACGACATCTGCGGCACCGCGGCAACGCGCACGCAGGCCCAGGAAGTCGTCGCCAACAACACGCCGGGCCTCGTGCTTGCGGACATCCAGCTTGCCGACGGTTCCTCCGGTCTCGATGCGGTCGACGATATCCTGGCGATAGACAGTGTCCCGGTTATCTTCATCACCGCCTACCCCGAACGCCTGCTCACCGGCGACCGGCCCGAGCCGACCTATCTGGTGACCAAGCCGTTCCAAGAAGCGACGGTTCGTGCAGCGATCAGCCAGGCACTGTTCTTCGGATCGAGCCGACCGCTGGCCTGA
- a CDS encoding cyclic nucleotide-binding domain-containing protein: MKSTVACKDCPLQECSGLRAHTPEELAYIQEYKQGDIAAERGSIILEQGKKTHHLHSVLEGVLIRYRTLEDGRRQIVNFMFPGDLIGLQGAFDDAVMHSVEALLDVRLCVFERGDFKALIKSHTDLGYDLTWLAAKEETALEEHLVALGQRSAKERVAYLAVWLIDRALDTCMAGDDNSLDLPITQAQIADMLGLSLVHTNRTLRSLEREGLIVWKPGNLRVPDVDAACDYAQYQRAGTNNRPFI, translated from the coding sequence GTGAAATCAACGGTCGCATGTAAGGACTGCCCGCTTCAGGAGTGTAGCGGTCTTCGCGCACACACTCCGGAAGAACTGGCCTACATCCAGGAATACAAGCAGGGCGATATCGCTGCAGAGCGCGGTTCGATCATTCTCGAACAGGGCAAGAAAACGCATCACCTGCACTCCGTGCTGGAAGGCGTGCTGATCCGTTACCGGACCCTGGAAGACGGCCGACGCCAGATCGTCAATTTCATGTTTCCCGGCGATCTCATCGGCCTGCAGGGCGCCTTCGACGATGCAGTCATGCATTCCGTCGAGGCGTTGTTGGACGTACGCCTGTGTGTTTTCGAGCGAGGCGATTTCAAGGCGCTCATAAAATCGCACACGGACTTGGGTTACGATCTTACTTGGCTTGCGGCGAAGGAAGAAACTGCGCTCGAGGAACATCTCGTGGCGCTGGGCCAGCGATCGGCGAAGGAGAGAGTGGCATACCTCGCGGTGTGGCTCATCGACCGGGCGCTCGATACCTGCATGGCCGGCGACGACAACTCGCTCGATCTGCCGATCACGCAGGCGCAGATTGCCGACATGCTCGGCCTGTCGCTGGTTCACACGAACCGGACACTGCGCTCGCTCGAGCGCGAAGGCCTGATCGTGTGGAAGCCGGGCAACCTGCGCGTGCCCGACGTCGATGCCGCCTGCGATTACGCGCAATACCAGCGCGCGGGGACGAACAACCGTCCCTTCATCTGA
- a CDS encoding response regulator yields MAKAKKSDLKGAAPKRVLVVEDDAILALALEDELRAIGVADVEICHSTEDALRALRAEKPDVLVLDVHLADRNDGWAIAELVDHIGPKPPRIIFSTGAPGDIPEAIAQLGAIMEKPYDPTQLARLLLEPKRVGIISRLRASLT; encoded by the coding sequence ATGGCAAAAGCAAAGAAATCGGATCTCAAGGGCGCTGCACCGAAACGGGTTCTGGTCGTCGAGGATGATGCCATCCTCGCGCTGGCACTCGAGGACGAACTGCGTGCGATCGGAGTGGCGGACGTCGAGATATGCCATTCTACCGAGGATGCCTTGCGCGCCTTGCGGGCGGAGAAACCCGATGTACTGGTTCTCGACGTGCACCTGGCCGATCGCAACGACGGTTGGGCCATAGCGGAACTGGTCGATCATATCGGGCCCAAGCCGCCGCGGATCATTTTCTCGACCGGTGCTCCGGGCGATATTCCTGAGGCGATTGCACAGCTCGGCGCGATCATGGAAAAGCCCTACGATCCCACGCAGCTTGCCCGGCTGCTCCTGGAGCCCAAGCGCGTCGGGATCATCTCCCGCCTGCGCGCTTCGCTAACCTGA